A stretch of DNA from Granulicella pectinivorans:
ACGCCCTCAATGGTCGCCAACGTTGGAGAGGGCATTGGGTCGGGGCCGAGAAAACTTAGTTCGACATAACGAAAGCCATGGAAGGTAAAGGCGGGTATCCAGACTTCGTCGTGATGGACTCCGGAGAGTGCATATGTGTCGGTCGCATCTGCGTTGCGGAGGTTCTGGGTATAGATGCTGCCGTCTGGGTTGAGGCGCTCGGCGTAACGGAGCTTCACAACCTCGCCGCGTGGTCCCTGGATGTGGAGGCGGACATTGCCGACCATATTCTGTCCCATGTCGTAGATGAAGGTTGAACCGACAGGAGTGATGGTCTTCGGGGTGAGGGTGATGGTGGTGTGGATGGGAAGATCAGGCTGGGCGGTGAGTGCGATGTCAGCCTGCGGGGGCGTGCCGGCTTCGGCGGGCGTCCAGTGGGTGGCAGGGAAGTTGGGGGCATTCCAGCCGGGCTGGACGAGGCGCGCATCGTAGGATTCGCCGCCGTAGATCTCGGAGAAGGTAATGGGCGCAGGGGCGGTCACCCAGGAGGGATCGGTGGCGATGATCTGGTGGGTGCCGTCGGCGAGGGTTACGTCGAGCTGAGCGCGAAGGAGGTTCGGTCCTGGGGTATAGCGGAAGCCGGCCCAGGTCATGGGTGAACTGTACCAGCCGCCACCGAGCGTGACGCCGATCGCATTGGGTCCTTTATTGAGCAGGGAGGTGACATCGTACGTCTGATAAAGAACGCGTTTGTGAAAATCAGTCCAGCCAGGAGCGAGGAGTCCATCGGGTGAGACGGACTTTCCGTTGACAAAGGCCTCGTAGGCACCGAGGGCGGTCACGCTGAGGCGAGCGGAACGAATGTTTTCCGCAAGAGGGAATTCCTTGCGGAGGAGAGAGACATCGTCGGCGATGCGGTCCGGCCCCGGGACGGAGGAGTTGCGGTCGGTAGCGATGCCGAACGGCAGGGAGAGGGGGCCGATCTCATTGGCGGGCTGCCAGGAAGCGTTGTCGTTCGCGCGGGATTGCCAGGTCTTGTCGGTGACGATCCGCTGCTCGGTGCCGGAGGCGTCGGTGACGTGGATGGAGGCAGCAAGGGCGGCGGGTGTGCCTTCCTTGGCGCGAGGTCGGGACTCTTCGTCGATCAGGATCTCGTTGTCGCCGGCGTGAAGGAGCGACGCGATCTCTTCGCGGTCGAAGGCGCTCCATTCGTCGTGGTGGCCGGTCTCGTAGCCGTTGACGTGGGCTACAAATTTGCCGCGGGCATCTACGTGGAGGCTGGCGGCGGTTGGTGCAGCCGACAGGTGCAGGATATAGCGGAAGTGTGCCGTGACGCCTTTGCCGACGTGCATGGCATCGGTTCCCGGAAGCCAAACCCAGCGGATTGCGGCTAGCTCAGCCTCGTTGGCGGGGTCTTTGCGGGTGATCCACTGGGCCTGCCAGGTGCTGAGGCCCGTCTCGAAGGTGGCGGGCTTTGAGGTGGTCTCCTTGCCCTTGTCGTCCCAGGTGAGGACCGTCCAGAGATAGCGCTGCTGGGGCTTGAGCGTGGGGCCGGCGTAGGTAATGTTGACGGACTCGGAGGATGGGATCTTGCCAGAATCCCAGGTGTCGGTCTTGCCGGGTGAGAGGTGAGCGGCGTCGGTGGCTACAAGGACCTCGTAGGCGGATTGGGTCCAGTTGGCGCGCGTGGCGTCGCTGCGCCAGGAAAAGACGGGGTGGGGCGTGTCCAGTCCGATGGGGCTGTTGAGGCCATTGGTGCGAAGGGCGATGGGGGCGGCGCTTGCAGTGGCTACGACGCAGGAAAACAGCAGAGTGGCGATCTTTCGCATGCGGTCAGAGGCTCCATGGTAAGTCGTCCGAAGTTTACCCTTCGAAACGATTCCATGCCAGAGGCTTAAGTCCATGAAGACTGTCCAGCCGGAGGGGCCTGCTATGCGCGGTGCAGCTAGCTGTCTTTGCGGTAGAGGAGGTTGCGCATCGACTGGCGGCGAGCTTCGTTGACCTCGGCGATGTTCTTGCGCTCGTCGGCATCCATGCGCTGCTTGCCGTCGCCGGTTGCTTCAGGCTCGCTGCATTCGGGACAGCGGTTGGCGAAACCGGGCTTACCGGGCTTGAGTTCGAACTCTTCTTCACAGGCGACGCATACTTTGATCGGGAAAGCCATATCACCCCCTATGATACGCCGTCGGGTTAATGACATGAATACGGGGTTGGGTTCTCCGCAGGGGAATGGCTTATTCCTTAGAAATGAGAACCTTTGCCTTTGGCCGTGTTGCGCTCCTTTGTGTCCTGTTCTTTGCCGGAGCGCGCCTTGACGCGCAGGTGAAGCCGAAGTGGACGGCTATGCTCGCTCCGTTTCAGATTGCCGACGATCTCTACTATGTGGGGAGTCAGGATCTGGCGGCGTACCTGGTGACGACGCCGGAGGGGAACATCCTGATCAACGCGAATCTGCCTTCGTCGCCAAAGCAGATTCGGGCCAGCGTCGAGAAGCTTGGGTTCCGATGGAAGGACACGAAGATTCTGCTGACCGGTCAGGCGCACTTCGACCATGCCGGTGGGTTTGCCGAAGTACTCCGTGAGACGCACGCCAAGTCGATGGTCATGGAGTATGACGCGGAGGTGATCAGGTCGGGCGGCGAGACGGATTTTCTGCATGGAACCGGATCGGTACCCACGTTTCCGGCAGCGCGGGTCGACCGCGTGCTGCACGACGGGGATACCGTAACGCTGGGTGGGGTGACGCTGACGGCGCACCGAACCGCTGGGCACACCCGCGGCTGCACGACCTGGACGATGAAGGCGCATCTGCCGGGGGAATCTGCGGGCAGGCTGCGGGATGTCGTGATCGTGGGCGGGTATACGCTCTGGTCCGACTTCAGGCTCGTGGATGCGCCGGGCCGGCCCATGTCGTATCCGGGGATCACGGAAGACTTTCACCGGACGTTTGCGGTGTACCGGTCGCTGCCATGCGATGTATTCCTGGGTGACCATGGAGAGCACTTTGGGATGCTGGAGAAGGTGGCTCGCATGGGCGGCGAAGGGAGTGAGGTCTGGGTGGACCCACAAGGATACAGGGATACGATCGACGGCGGAGAGAAGGCCTTTGAGAAGCAGTTGGCTGAGCAGAGGGCTGGAAGGTAGCTGGTTCATCAGCAGTAAATCCATAGCTATACATAATATGTGTTATCGGACGTAAATCATGTAGGGCAGTTAGAAGGCCTGTGCGGTGAGGGTGAGGGTTCCTGTGTACGTGGCGGCTGGGAGCTGGGGTTGGCTGGTGAGGTCGATCTGTAATGAGAGCGTGTCGGTGTGGCTGCCATAGAGTGACAGGAAGGTGTTGAGCTGGTACAGCGTCAAACTGGCGGTGGAGCCGTTTGCGGGGTTGGTCCCGGTGAAGGCGGTCATGCTGTTGACGATCCCGCCACTCGGGTCGGATCCGTATACGTGGGAGCTGGGGATGTTGTAGACGACCGGGGAGCCTCCGGAGAGCGCGGCGGTGGAGCTGCCGAGGCTGGCATACAGGTACAGGTTCGAGAGGAGCGAGATGCCGGCCCATGAGGTGGTGATCGACACGGGGGCTGAACCGGAGGTGACGCCTCCAGGGATA
This window harbors:
- a CDS encoding family 78 glycoside hydrolase catalytic domain: MRKIATLLFSCVVATASAAPIALRTNGLNSPIGLDTPHPVFSWRSDATRANWTQSAYEVLVATDAAHLSPGKTDTWDSGKIPSSESVNITYAGPTLKPQQRYLWTVLTWDDKGKETTSKPATFETGLSTWQAQWITRKDPANEAELAAIRWVWLPGTDAMHVGKGVTAHFRYILHLSAAPTAASLHVDARGKFVAHVNGYETGHHDEWSAFDREEIASLLHAGDNEILIDEESRPRAKEGTPAALAASIHVTDASGTEQRIVTDKTWQSRANDNASWQPANEIGPLSLPFGIATDRNSSVPGPDRIADDVSLLRKEFPLAENIRSARLSVTALGAYEAFVNGKSVSPDGLLAPGWTDFHKRVLYQTYDVTSLLNKGPNAIGVTLGGGWYSSPMTWAGFRYTPGPNLLRAQLDVTLADGTHQIIATDPSWVTAPAPITFSEIYGGESYDARLVQPGWNAPNFPATHWTPAEAGTPPQADIALTAQPDLPIHTTITLTPKTITPVGSTFIYDMGQNMVGNVRLHIQGPRGEVVKLRYAERLNPDGSIYTQNLRNADATDTYALSGVHHDEVWIPAFTFHGFRYVELSFLGPDPMPSPTLATIEGVVYNSLPATPSVRLSSSSETLNKMNGLGAWGQRGNFVSIPTDCPQRDERLGWMGDAGVFWRTGTYNFDIDAFTHKFMLDVEDAQTPAGAFTDVSPNILGRLEGAPGWGDAGVFIPYAAWLQYGDLNTVKQAWPAMERWMTFILETNPNYLRQKSLGNNYADWLAPDQNTPKDLIATAYWALIAREMVEMAKALGRPEDAAKYQSQYDHIAAAYRAAYVKEDGTVAGNTQASYLATIATGIAPESQRAAMVDKAVKDIEAHGNHLTTGFLGTPFLLNVLDENDRSDIAFRLLLSDTYPSWGYMVKKGATTWWERWNGDTGDPGMNSYNHYAFGSVMAWVYRRAAGIDTDATGPGYHHLTVHPHFNAALPQLHTEYDSVYGTIVSDWKQSSKKFTITIPPNTTATVILPSGKTDNIGSGTHTYTVSE
- the bla gene encoding subclass B3 metallo-beta-lactamase gives rise to the protein MRTFAFGRVALLCVLFFAGARLDAQVKPKWTAMLAPFQIADDLYYVGSQDLAAYLVTTPEGNILINANLPSSPKQIRASVEKLGFRWKDTKILLTGQAHFDHAGGFAEVLRETHAKSMVMEYDAEVIRSGGETDFLHGTGSVPTFPAARVDRVLHDGDTVTLGGVTLTAHRTAGHTRGCTTWTMKAHLPGESAGRLRDVVIVGGYTLWSDFRLVDAPGRPMSYPGITEDFHRTFAVYRSLPCDVFLGDHGEHFGMLEKVARMGGEGSEVWVDPQGYRDTIDGGEKAFEKQLAEQRAGR